One stretch of Candidatus Baltobacteraceae bacterium DNA includes these proteins:
- a CDS encoding amino acid ABC transporter ATP-binding protein translates to MPIIEFAAVNKWFGQQHVLIDIDLAVEKGEVVCVIGPSGSGKSTLIRCINRLETIQTGRLTVDGKEVSAKTTDIGAVRAEVGMVFQGFHLYPHMTALQNVSLAPINVKRLSKTEAERLAREILTRVGLADKEGSYPAQLSGGQQQRVAIARALAMQPKILLFDEPTSALDPEMIKEVLDVMAALATTGITMLVVTHEMGFARSVGHRVIFMDSGRIVETGTPEHFFKNPENERTKTFLSKILAHHV, encoded by the coding sequence GTGCCGATCATCGAATTTGCTGCCGTTAACAAATGGTTTGGGCAGCAGCATGTCCTCATTGACATCGACCTCGCTGTCGAAAAAGGCGAAGTCGTTTGCGTGATTGGCCCATCGGGGTCCGGCAAGAGCACCCTGATACGGTGCATCAATCGCCTAGAGACTATTCAGACCGGCCGGCTCACCGTCGACGGCAAAGAGGTGAGCGCCAAAACGACTGACATCGGCGCCGTTCGTGCTGAGGTAGGAATGGTGTTTCAAGGGTTTCACCTCTATCCTCATATGACGGCGCTGCAGAACGTCTCGCTCGCTCCAATCAACGTAAAACGCCTTTCGAAAACGGAGGCCGAGCGCTTGGCGCGTGAGATCCTCACCCGCGTGGGTCTCGCTGATAAAGAGGGATCGTATCCGGCTCAGCTTTCGGGAGGCCAACAGCAGCGCGTCGCAATTGCGAGGGCTCTCGCGATGCAGCCGAAGATTCTCCTTTTCGACGAGCCCACAAGTGCGCTCGACCCTGAGATGATCAAGGAAGTCCTTGACGTCATGGCCGCACTTGCGACGACGGGAATTACGATGCTCGTCGTCACGCACGAAATGGGCTTCGCACGAAGCGTCGGCCATCGCGTCATCTTTATGGATAGCGGGCGCATCGTCGAAACCGGAACGCCCGAACATTTCTTCAAAAACCCGGAGAACGAGCGAACCAAAACGTTCCTCTCCAAAATCCTGGCGCACCACGTATAA
- a CDS encoding DUF202 domain-containing protein, whose amino-acid sequence MNAAPRATDTLANERTFLAYVRTALAFIGFGFVIARFALFEREASLIAHVAFKATGASTAFGTVMALAGIVTGTYGSARYVLTDRALRRSENSPMPAWVAVTGGAIITIIGAIVAVNLYRTQ is encoded by the coding sequence GTGAACGCAGCGCCGAGAGCTACCGATACTCTCGCAAACGAACGCACGTTCCTCGCTTACGTGCGAACGGCGCTCGCGTTCATCGGGTTCGGATTTGTTATCGCACGCTTCGCGCTTTTTGAACGCGAAGCGTCGCTCATTGCGCACGTTGCTTTCAAAGCGACCGGAGCATCAACGGCCTTTGGAACGGTAATGGCCCTGGCGGGAATCGTTACGGGCACCTACGGGTCTGCGCGGTACGTCCTGACCGACCGTGCGCTGCGCCGAAGCGAGAATTCGCCGATGCCGGCCTGGGTCGCCGTCACCGGTGGTGCGATTATCACGATCATCGGGGCGATCGTCGCCGTCAATCTCTACCGCACTCAGTAG
- a CDS encoding peptide ABC transporter substrate-binding protein yields the protein MEHSKRRSGISSVLSRARIVTTCALLLGVTAPAPPAQGQEQTLHIGLTQEPATLNPVVGTLALETDVVQFIYSGLTRYDERGNRVPDLAREVPTRANGGISADDRTITYHLVRNAFWHDGVPVTSEDVKFTFEAQMNPKNNVATRTPYDEIERVETPDKYTVRLILKRPWAPALDAFSDRNAGAIVPAHLLAKYDDLNHIDFNGAPVGSGPYKLVSWQRGSQMILEADPRFYRGAAKIKRVVLRFLTADNTMMIALRTHEIDMADTLNLSTYLNLGNIPGMVPAINAKSFWEHLTFNTSRAPLDDRRVRLALCYGFDVHEIFANVAHGLGLLGPTAENPATPWFNRKLSYYPYDPSHAARLLDEAGWKIGSDGIRVKDGKRLNLTLVSTAGNQTREQTEIILQQRWKAIGVDVTIKNGPASMVFALAANGGPLYSGNFDVALSAFVLATPDPEQINVNEEDRVPPNGNNLSFYRNHELTELEERAASTFDVPTRKRLYDRIQGIELHDVPYYVLRWAAITDMRSTNLEGVRPSLVGSTFWNVADWQFK from the coding sequence GTGGAACATTCGAAGCGGCGTTCCGGTATCTCGAGCGTGTTGTCGAGAGCGCGAATTGTAACGACGTGCGCCTTGCTTCTAGGCGTAACGGCTCCGGCGCCACCCGCGCAGGGACAGGAGCAGACGTTGCATATTGGCCTCACGCAAGAGCCGGCAACGCTCAACCCCGTGGTTGGGACGCTCGCACTTGAAACCGACGTCGTCCAGTTCATCTACAGCGGCCTGACCCGTTACGACGAACGTGGCAATCGCGTCCCCGACCTTGCGCGGGAAGTTCCGACCCGCGCAAACGGTGGGATCTCAGCCGACGACCGTACGATCACGTACCATCTCGTCCGCAACGCCTTCTGGCACGACGGTGTTCCCGTCACATCGGAGGACGTAAAGTTCACATTCGAAGCGCAGATGAATCCGAAGAACAACGTTGCGACCCGAACGCCGTACGACGAGATCGAACGCGTCGAGACGCCGGATAAATACACGGTACGGCTCATTCTCAAGCGTCCGTGGGCGCCCGCGCTCGATGCATTCAGCGACCGGAACGCCGGCGCGATCGTTCCGGCGCATCTACTTGCAAAGTACGACGATCTCAATCACATCGATTTCAACGGCGCACCGGTCGGAAGCGGGCCGTATAAGCTCGTGAGCTGGCAGCGTGGTAGTCAGATGATCCTTGAAGCCGACCCGAGATTCTATCGTGGTGCGGCCAAGATCAAGCGCGTCGTGCTGCGTTTTCTGACGGCGGACAATACGATGATGATCGCGCTGCGAACGCACGAGATCGATATGGCAGATACGTTGAATCTCTCAACGTATCTGAATTTGGGCAACATCCCCGGCATGGTACCCGCGATCAACGCGAAGTCGTTTTGGGAGCATTTGACCTTCAATACGTCGCGCGCACCGCTTGACGACCGCCGCGTTCGTCTAGCCCTCTGCTACGGCTTTGACGTGCATGAGATTTTCGCGAACGTCGCGCACGGTTTGGGGCTGCTCGGGCCGACAGCCGAGAATCCGGCAACGCCGTGGTTCAATCGGAAGCTGAGCTATTATCCCTACGATCCCTCACATGCCGCGCGTTTGCTGGACGAAGCCGGATGGAAGATTGGTTCCGACGGCATTCGTGTCAAGGACGGAAAACGATTGAATCTGACGCTCGTGTCGACGGCGGGCAATCAAACGCGCGAACAAACGGAGATCATCCTGCAGCAGCGCTGGAAAGCCATCGGCGTCGACGTGACGATCAAGAACGGGCCTGCGTCAATGGTTTTCGCGTTGGCGGCGAACGGTGGACCTCTGTACTCGGGCAACTTTGATGTGGCGCTGTCAGCATTCGTATTGGCGACGCCGGACCCCGAACAAATCAACGTCAACGAGGAAGACCGCGTGCCGCCGAACGGCAATAATCTTTCGTTCTATCGCAACCACGAATTGACCGAGCTCGAAGAACGCGCCGCATCTACATTCGATGTTCCCACGCGCAAGCGGCTGTACGATCGGATTCAAGGAATCGAGCTGCATGACGTGCCGTACTACGTCCTCCGATGGGCTGCGATCACCGATATGCGCAGTACCAATCTCGAGGGGGTGCGTCCGTCGCTCGTCGGGTCCACGTTCTGGAACGTCGCAGACTGGCAATTCAAGTAA
- a CDS encoding trypsin-like peptidase domain-containing protein produces MRLFFSSLLIAMALVSRAAFAGDDASIGYAKIKPSLVKIWALDGNGKPIQSGTGFVVASDKGGSLVLTSAHTVTKAAKIIVNVPGQARDIDAHLKSVGPVDTAMLNIDEPNLIPVRFVSQDHALHEGSYVAVAGFLKNDESIEIAGLVPRVLYPGTISSLPSNGRFIDLANLNIEEGLSGSPVFEPRTGEVVGMIDTRDTNRQERGGYAISGPLVLSPFFEDQKVRVAYEEPPAPVAPIPVVQQPEPLVAQAPLPSSAFVAAEPLPAEEPAEPQPQRQLPSEQEIFRQLPLQQGDFTVQTSWITQRPNLDADVLHVRLNLHPSHDMVAQAGDFQISVPSPNGGMQTLSARALSAGPGEVYGPRKQLSIRGGESMAITANFIVPQNAQLTADAGRSVQWIAATPAVPADTYGFILMQTPRGVLVRQVGPNSLAQKAGLQPGDIVTTINGQRVIDAAQARELIASAPEGQLNVSVRRGNRMQRPVMATTAPNQ; encoded by the coding sequence ATGCGTCTCTTCTTCTCGTCGCTTCTCATCGCAATGGCTCTAGTCTCCCGCGCTGCGTTCGCAGGCGACGATGCATCGATCGGTTACGCGAAAATCAAGCCATCGCTTGTCAAGATCTGGGCACTCGACGGCAACGGTAAGCCGATTCAATCCGGTACCGGGTTCGTCGTCGCGTCCGACAAAGGCGGATCGCTGGTTCTAACGTCGGCGCACACGGTCACGAAAGCGGCGAAGATAATCGTCAATGTTCCCGGGCAAGCCCGCGACATCGACGCGCACTTGAAGTCCGTCGGGCCGGTCGACACCGCCATGCTCAACATCGATGAGCCGAATTTGATTCCGGTACGATTCGTTTCACAAGATCACGCGCTACATGAAGGCAGCTATGTCGCAGTTGCCGGCTTTCTGAAAAACGACGAGTCGATCGAAATCGCCGGCCTCGTTCCGCGTGTGCTCTATCCCGGAACGATAAGCTCGCTGCCGAGCAACGGACGCTTCATCGATCTCGCTAATTTGAACATCGAAGAAGGCCTAAGCGGATCGCCCGTATTCGAACCGCGCACCGGTGAAGTCGTCGGCATGATCGACACACGCGACACCAACCGCCAAGAACGTGGCGGCTACGCGATCTCGGGGCCGCTCGTGCTAAGCCCGTTCTTTGAAGATCAAAAAGTCCGTGTCGCCTATGAAGAGCCGCCGGCTCCGGTCGCACCGATTCCGGTCGTGCAACAGCCTGAACCGCTCGTTGCGCAAGCACCGTTGCCGTCATCTGCATTCGTTGCCGCCGAACCGCTGCCGGCTGAGGAACCTGCGGAACCACAGCCCCAACGACAACTTCCTTCAGAGCAAGAGATTTTCCGGCAACTCCCACTCCAGCAAGGCGATTTCACCGTGCAGACATCCTGGATTACGCAGCGTCCGAATCTCGACGCAGACGTGTTGCACGTCCGCTTGAATCTGCACCCTTCGCACGACATGGTCGCGCAAGCTGGTGATTTTCAGATCAGCGTTCCGTCACCGAACGGTGGAATGCAGACGCTATCTGCGCGAGCCCTATCTGCCGGACCCGGTGAAGTCTACGGGCCGCGAAAGCAACTCTCGATCCGCGGCGGCGAATCGATGGCAATAACGGCGAACTTCATCGTCCCGCAGAACGCGCAACTAACCGCGGATGCCGGACGTAGCGTGCAGTGGATCGCGGCGACACCCGCGGTTCCTGCTGACACGTACGGGTTCATACTCATGCAAACACCGCGCGGCGTTCTCGTCCGACAAGTTGGACCAAACAGTCTCGCGCAAAAAGCCGGACTTCAACCCGGCGACATCGTCACGACGATCAACGGACAACGCGTAATCGACGCCGCGCAAGCGCGCGAGTTAATCGCGAGTGCACCGGAAGGGCAGCTCAATGTTTCCGTTCGTCGCGGAAACAGAATGCAACGCCCTGTTATGGCAACAACCGCACCGAATCAATAG
- a CDS encoding NAD-dependent epimerase/dehydratase family protein has translation MLDVAFRRALNPNIGRQGALLFATYLSETFMARHAIIIGANGQIGRATGERLLHAGWAVTCAQRGDPLPNLTELGARSIRLDRNEPGALRAALADGADAVIDTIAYDENHAAQLLEIQDAVGQFSVISTAGVYAQFPVPVPETQPTTLAGQQDYSTKKVALENTLLEHARVPVSLIRPCAIYGPSSKLPREWWFIKRYLDDRKRVPLKFEASIFHNSATPNIAAVIEAALEASFRGPLNAADPTTPNVREIAGIIARGLNWDCEFVTVPSEEVIDGVGVTPWSNAEPIMVDMRRAAQIGYRPVTDYASYAPEVCGWLIDAARGRDWRVVFPIFARVYADVFDYAAEDSFLKVTN, from the coding sequence GTGCTCGATGTCGCCTTCCGTCGCGCGTTGAATCCGAATATCGGCCGCCAAGGTGCGCTGTTGTTTGCCACGTATCTCTCGGAGACATTCATGGCGCGGCATGCAATTATCATAGGTGCAAACGGTCAAATCGGGCGCGCAACCGGTGAACGATTGTTGCACGCCGGATGGGCTGTAACGTGCGCGCAACGCGGCGATCCACTCCCCAACCTCACGGAGCTTGGCGCGAGGAGTATCCGGCTCGATCGTAACGAGCCGGGCGCGCTCCGCGCTGCGCTTGCGGACGGCGCCGATGCCGTCATCGACACGATTGCATACGACGAGAATCACGCGGCGCAACTGCTCGAAATACAGGACGCCGTCGGACAGTTCAGCGTCATCTCGACCGCCGGCGTTTACGCGCAATTCCCCGTTCCGGTTCCCGAGACTCAACCGACGACGCTTGCCGGCCAACAAGATTACTCTACGAAGAAAGTCGCGCTCGAGAATACGCTATTGGAGCACGCCCGAGTGCCGGTTAGCCTGATTCGTCCGTGCGCGATCTACGGACCGAGTTCGAAACTGCCGCGCGAGTGGTGGTTCATCAAGCGATATCTGGATGATCGCAAGCGCGTACCCCTCAAGTTCGAGGCGTCAATCTTCCACAATTCCGCAACACCGAACATCGCGGCCGTAATCGAAGCCGCATTGGAGGCGTCATTTCGCGGGCCGCTTAACGCCGCCGATCCCACTACGCCGAATGTCCGTGAGATCGCGGGCATCATCGCGCGTGGCTTGAACTGGGATTGCGAATTCGTCACGGTGCCAAGCGAAGAAGTGATCGACGGAGTCGGTGTGACTCCCTGGTCGAACGCGGAACCTATCATGGTCGACATGCGCAGGGCAGCCCAAATTGGGTACAGGCCCGTGACGGACTACGCGTCGTACGCGCCCGAGGTTTGCGGATGGCTTATCGATGCGGCGCGAGGGCGCGATTGGCGCGTGGTATTCCCGATATTCGCGCGGGTCTACGCCGACGTATTTGACTATGCTGCCGAAGACAGCTTTCTGAAGGTCACTAACTAA
- a CDS encoding glutamine synthetase family protein translates to MTTELRDFLTLSYSELEELNLQAKRQRHSRVSLDDLQEERLRYLTDEPRIKAVTVMFSDLEGRLHMLDYDKKFLLKSYDNLTFDGSSIRGFTEQRESDLRLFLDWSAFYWGPSDIFGPGKVLVFGDVMSRDGEVYPADVRGLLKKFAVEQHKKNGYTLNAANEIEGFLFQGLDAEQHFNETGKFDYVNTGGYYHSLPGDPLRLFIDMTAEVQRAMGFENEKDHPEVAPSQFEINYSYGEVVAAADTIQLYKLICRQVATKLGMSASFLPKPVVGVNGSGMHTNVSIAKSGKNLFWDPKGEERLSAFAWGFVDRILSAGDDICLLLNSSVNAYRRLDPHFEAPNQIKASAVDRGSMIRVPFGNERSSRVEVRSVAPDANPYMVMLSVFRTGIDGQVAKIKNLRQAERYLPDNIYTALSGFRESKWASTLLGEEVKGRYADLKQASADRCPRLLGTFVKPQEVQYHHEVYNQYLWNLF, encoded by the coding sequence ATGACGACCGAACTGCGCGATTTTCTGACGCTGTCCTATTCCGAGCTGGAAGAGCTCAATCTTCAAGCCAAACGCCAACGGCACAGCCGCGTTTCTCTGGATGATCTGCAGGAAGAACGCCTGCGATACCTCACCGACGAGCCCCGCATCAAAGCGGTCACGGTGATGTTCAGCGACCTCGAGGGCCGGCTGCACATGCTCGACTACGACAAGAAATTTCTTCTAAAGTCGTACGACAATCTGACCTTCGACGGCTCGTCGATCCGTGGCTTCACCGAGCAGCGCGAGAGCGATCTGCGGCTGTTCCTCGACTGGAGCGCCTTCTATTGGGGACCGTCCGATATTTTCGGACCGGGCAAGGTCCTTGTCTTCGGTGACGTTATGTCGCGCGACGGCGAGGTCTACCCGGCCGACGTTCGCGGCCTACTCAAGAAATTCGCCGTTGAGCAACACAAGAAAAACGGCTACACGCTGAACGCTGCCAACGAAATCGAAGGCTTCCTCTTTCAGGGTCTCGATGCCGAGCAACATTTCAACGAGACCGGAAAATTCGATTACGTTAACACGGGTGGTTACTACCACTCCCTGCCGGGCGATCCACTGCGCCTGTTCATCGACATGACGGCTGAAGTGCAACGCGCGATGGGCTTCGAGAATGAAAAGGATCATCCCGAAGTCGCCCCGTCGCAATTTGAAATCAACTACTCGTACGGTGAGGTTGTTGCCGCCGCGGATACCATCCAATTATACAAGCTCATCTGCCGCCAGGTCGCAACCAAGCTTGGTATGTCGGCGAGCTTCTTGCCGAAACCGGTTGTCGGCGTGAACGGTAGCGGGATGCACACGAACGTTTCGATCGCGAAGAGCGGCAAGAATCTGTTCTGGGATCCAAAGGGTGAGGAACGCCTGAGTGCCTTTGCCTGGGGATTTGTCGATCGTATTCTCTCGGCCGGCGACGACATCTGTCTACTGCTGAATTCGAGCGTCAATGCATATCGACGTCTCGATCCGCACTTCGAAGCACCGAATCAGATCAAGGCATCGGCTGTCGATCGCGGATCAATGATTCGTGTTCCGTTCGGCAACGAGCGCAGCTCGCGCGTCGAAGTTCGCTCCGTGGCGCCAGATGCGAATCCGTATATGGTGATGTTGTCGGTCTTCCGGACCGGCATCGACGGCCAGGTTGCTAAGATCAAGAACCTACGGCAAGCGGAGCGTTATCTGCCGGACAATATCTACACAGCACTTTCAGGTTTCCGTGAATCGAAGTGGGCCTCGACCCTCCTTGGCGAAGAGGTCAAGGGCCGCTATGCAGATCTCAAGCAAGCCAGCGCAGACCGATGCCCGCGCTTACTCGGAACTTTCGTCAAACCGCAAGAAGTGCAATATCATCACGAAGTCTATAATCAGTATCTCTGGAATCTGTTCTAG
- a CDS encoding GNAT family N-acetyltransferase, whose translation MAADIRIQRATEGDIEHILDLLEAVASEDRWIATQLPVDRERRTASMLATLARENAALFVAVRDGAVVGELGLYPGWPGVYDLAMLVERSQRTTGIGSALMRAGIDWANSMHAHKIALEVFPWNAGAIALYSKFGFLNEGHRRRHLRRRNGELWDVIAMGLLLGRYDPPDSVAKTIGDVHIRAARRSDSEALARLRHALWPEASYDEILADMQLMFDGVASSLPLVDFVAQLDTRLIGFVEVGLRSHANHCDPTRPVGFIEGWFVDAGVRQRGIGRALIAAAEDWARMQGCKEMASDALVDNALSQLAHERLGYEVANQCTDFRKTL comes from the coding sequence TTGGCGGCCGATATTCGGATTCAACGCGCGACGGAAGGCGACATCGAGCACATTCTCGATCTCCTCGAGGCAGTTGCCTCGGAAGATCGTTGGATTGCAACCCAACTGCCCGTCGATCGCGAACGACGAACTGCGTCGATGCTGGCGACATTGGCTCGCGAGAATGCGGCGCTTTTCGTTGCCGTTCGTGATGGTGCCGTTGTCGGTGAACTCGGATTGTATCCCGGTTGGCCGGGCGTCTACGACCTCGCGATGCTCGTCGAGCGTTCGCAACGTACTACGGGTATCGGCAGTGCGCTTATGCGGGCCGGCATCGACTGGGCTAATTCGATGCACGCACACAAGATTGCGCTAGAGGTCTTTCCGTGGAACGCAGGCGCGATCGCGCTCTATTCCAAGTTTGGCTTCTTGAACGAGGGTCACCGTCGCAGACATCTGCGCCGCAGGAACGGTGAGTTGTGGGATGTGATAGCGATGGGCTTATTGCTTGGCCGCTACGATCCGCCGGATTCCGTCGCCAAGACAATCGGCGATGTCCATATTCGTGCCGCGCGGCGCTCGGATAGCGAGGCGTTGGCACGCTTACGTCATGCGCTGTGGCCGGAAGCATCATACGACGAGATCCTCGCCGACATGCAGCTGATGTTCGATGGGGTAGCGTCGTCGTTGCCCTTAGTCGATTTCGTCGCCCAGCTAGATACCAGGCTCATCGGCTTCGTCGAAGTCGGATTGCGCTCGCACGCGAACCACTGCGATCCCACTCGTCCAGTTGGATTCATCGAAGGCTGGTTTGTTGACGCCGGCGTCCGCCAACGCGGTATTGGAAGAGCGCTTATTGCCGCGGCCGAAGACTGGGCTCGCATGCAAGGGTGCAAGGAGATGGCCTCGGATGCGCTCGTCGACAATGCGCTCTCGCAGCTCGCACACGAGAGGCTTGGCTACGAAGTCGCAAATCAGTGCACCGATTTTCGAAAGACGCTCTGA
- a CDS encoding GNAT family protein, with translation MMLAVRRATLDDVDFIHVAHDAAHARAFVHPVPLDAVRAALEDPARGTFILTKDGERAGMLLLAYDPEAPWLVELRRIIVTKQHGGIGTFALQWLVSRCFNEIGADRIWLEVVESNTRARRLYERAGFKHEGTFRDGFRDEDGRYANLCVYGLLRRDLV, from the coding sequence ATGATGCTCGCAGTTCGTCGCGCTACACTCGATGACGTCGATTTCATCCACGTAGCCCATGATGCAGCGCATGCGCGGGCATTCGTCCATCCGGTTCCGCTGGACGCTGTTCGAGCGGCTCTTGAGGATCCGGCTCGCGGGACGTTCATTCTTACGAAAGACGGCGAGCGCGCCGGTATGCTGCTACTGGCATACGATCCAGAAGCGCCGTGGCTCGTGGAACTCCGCAGAATTATCGTAACGAAGCAGCATGGCGGCATCGGAACGTTCGCACTACAATGGCTTGTGTCTCGGTGCTTCAATGAGATCGGCGCGGATCGGATATGGCTCGAGGTGGTCGAATCGAACACTCGAGCACGGCGCCTTTACGAACGCGCCGGATTCAAGCATGAGGGAACGTTTCGCGACGGGTTCCGCGATGAGGACGGACGGTATGCGAATCTTTGCGTTTATGGTCTGCTAAGGCGAGATCTCGTCTAG
- a CDS encoding VOC family protein — MKIKDVAFTAYAVNDVERARAFYRDVLGLQEGQYFNDRFYEFNVGPSTFAIDGDPPPGLQPGSSSGVNFEVDDIVAAHEHLIENDATVTEVYEFQTCSICFAMDPDGNGFALHQRKG, encoded by the coding sequence ATGAAAATCAAGGACGTCGCATTCACTGCCTACGCTGTTAATGACGTCGAGCGTGCGCGAGCCTTTTACCGGGACGTCCTTGGACTGCAGGAAGGTCAGTATTTCAACGATCGCTTCTACGAGTTTAACGTTGGGCCGTCCACATTTGCAATCGACGGTGACCCGCCGCCGGGCTTACAACCCGGTTCATCGAGCGGCGTGAACTTTGAAGTCGACGACATTGTCGCCGCGCACGAGCACTTGATCGAGAACGATGCAACGGTTACCGAAGTGTATGAATTCCAAACATGCTCGATCTGTTTTGCGATGGACCCCGACGGTAACGGCTTCGCGCTCCATCAACGTAAGGGCTAG